A stretch of Paenibacillus mucilaginosus 3016 DNA encodes these proteins:
- a CDS encoding aminotransferase class I/II-fold pyridoxal phosphate-dependent enzyme codes for MFKEQVLRLMDRAEEQIQGKLKEIDGIIDRNQWKVISAFQKHKVSDFHFAGSTGYGYNDRGREVLDLVYADVFGAEAALVRPHFVSGTHTISTALFGVLRPGDGLLMITGRPYDTLHKVIGKQGDGLGSLQDFGIGYDEVPLLDDGRPDYSEIARRITPQTKVIGIQRSRGYSWRPSFTVEQIGEMVRFVKEVRSDLIVFVDNCYGEFTELREPTEAGADLIAGSLIKNPGGGLAASGGYIAGKSKYVELASYRLTAPGIGGEVGAMLGTTRSIYQGLFLAPHLVGQAVKGSVFAASVFEQLGFVTHPRWQDPRTDLIQAIRFSGPEHLIAFVQGIQQAAAVDSHVVPEPWDMPGYEHPVIMAAGTFISGGSLELSADAPIREPYIAYMQGGLTYSHCKMGVLTALQNMIDRGLLPEI; via the coding sequence ATGTTTAAGGAGCAGGTGCTCCGCCTGATGGACCGGGCGGAGGAGCAGATTCAGGGGAAACTGAAAGAGATCGACGGGATCATCGACCGCAACCAGTGGAAGGTGATCTCCGCTTTTCAAAAACACAAGGTCAGTGACTTTCATTTTGCCGGATCGACAGGATACGGTTATAATGACAGGGGCCGCGAAGTGCTCGATCTCGTGTATGCCGACGTGTTCGGCGCCGAGGCGGCACTGGTGCGGCCGCACTTCGTTTCGGGCACGCATACCATCTCTACCGCGCTCTTCGGGGTGCTGAGGCCCGGCGACGGACTGCTGATGATTACAGGGCGTCCGTACGATACTCTGCATAAAGTGATCGGCAAGCAGGGGGACGGGCTCGGCTCGCTGCAGGACTTCGGCATCGGCTACGACGAAGTGCCGCTGCTCGACGACGGCAGACCGGACTACAGCGAGATTGCCCGCCGCATTACCCCGCAGACGAAGGTAATCGGCATCCAGCGCTCGCGCGGCTACTCTTGGAGGCCTTCGTTTACAGTGGAGCAGATCGGCGAGATGGTCCGGTTCGTCAAGGAAGTGCGTTCGGACCTTATCGTGTTTGTGGACAACTGTTACGGGGAGTTTACGGAGCTGCGGGAGCCGACGGAAGCGGGGGCGGACCTCATTGCAGGCTCGCTGATCAAGAACCCGGGCGGGGGCCTGGCGGCATCGGGCGGATACATAGCGGGAAAATCGAAATACGTGGAGCTCGCTTCTTACCGGCTCACCGCACCGGGTATCGGCGGGGAGGTGGGCGCGATGCTGGGGACGACGCGTTCGATCTACCAGGGGCTGTTCCTTGCGCCGCATCTGGTGGGACAAGCGGTCAAGGGCTCGGTGTTCGCCGCTTCGGTGTTCGAGCAGCTTGGATTCGTTACGCATCCCCGCTGGCAGGATCCGAGGACGGATCTCATCCAGGCTATCCGGTTCTCCGGACCGGAGCATCTCATTGCGTTCGTGCAGGGAATCCAGCAGGCCGCTGCGGTGGATTCGCATGTAGTGCCTGAGCCTTGGGACATGCCGGGATATGAGCATCCGGTGATCATGGCTGCAGGCACCTTCATCTCGGGCGGGTCGCTGGAGCTGTCGGCGGATGCGCCGATCAGAGAGCCCTACATCGCCTATATGCAGGGCGGACTGACTTATTCCCACTGCAAAATGGGGGTGCTGACGGCCCTGCAAAACATGATCGACCGGGGGCTTCTGCCGGAAATTTGA